A window of Fusobacterium sp. SYSU M8D902 contains these coding sequences:
- a CDS encoding S9 family peptidase: MESLKIEDFLDYNYLSELNISPDGKYVSFLQHRANYDENNYSSNIYILNRESEEYCKLTELSDKKQYMWIDEKSIVFSSNKDRELQLRSDEGESWSCYQIIDLESKKVEEYMRIPLEVTSIKNIDGENFILTAQYNNYGVELNGAVGDERIKKLEEIRESKNYEIIDEIPFWGNGKGFTNKKRNRLYMYNRLSGEIYPISDRISNVNYYSYRDGKIVYTVNRFTNKQEQREGIYSFDISTKSEELLLASEEFRVNFVEFFNDGIICGLNDTKDYGLNQNPKFYTIKDGELKLFKENDSSLSNSVGSDCRYGNNRNFRENSGKLYYVTTILHSSVLRSLDEMGVERTISSADGSVDGFILADQEVYFIGMKDLRLQEIYSIKNGVEKRVTDFNEKIYENKELSRPEKLSVVSNGVEIEGWVIKPTNYEEGKMYPAILDIHGGPKTVYGDIFYHEMQVWANLGYFVFFCNPHGGDGRGNEFADIRGKYGTIDYEDLMNFTDKVTNSYPIIERKIGVTGGSYGGYMTNWIIGHTNRFACAVSQRSISNWFSKFGTTDIGYYFNVDQNMSSPWKNPEKLWWHSPLKYANRVVTPTLFIHSEEDYRCWLAEGLQMFTALKYHGVQSRLCMFKGENHELSRSGKPKNRVKRLQEITKWFEEFLK; encoded by the coding sequence ATGGAGAGTTTAAAAATTGAGGATTTTCTAGATTATAACTATCTGTCTGAGTTAAATATTTCACCAGATGGAAAATATGTAAGTTTTTTGCAACACAGAGCTAATTATGATGAGAACAACTATAGCTCAAACATCTATATACTGAATCGTGAGAGTGAGGAGTATTGTAAATTGACAGAACTCAGTGATAAAAAGCAGTATATGTGGATAGATGAAAAATCAATAGTATTTTCAAGTAACAAAGATAGGGAGTTACAGCTTAGAAGTGATGAGGGAGAGAGCTGGAGTTGCTACCAAATTATAGATTTAGAGAGCAAAAAAGTTGAGGAGTATATGAGAATTCCTTTAGAAGTAACATCTATCAAAAATATAGATGGAGAGAACTTCATTCTTACAGCTCAATATAATAATTATGGAGTTGAACTCAATGGTGCAGTTGGAGATGAACGTATCAAGAAGTTAGAGGAGATTAGAGAGAGTAAAAATTATGAGATAATAGATGAGATTCCTTTCTGGGGCAATGGTAAGGGATTTACGAATAAGAAGAGAAATAGACTATATATGTATAATAGATTAAGTGGAGAGATCTATCCAATAAGTGATAGAATTTCAAATGTAAATTACTATTCATATAGAGATGGAAAAATTGTATATACAGTGAATAGATTTACTAATAAACAGGAGCAGAGAGAGGGAATATATAGTTTTGATATCAGTACTAAGAGTGAGGAGCTGTTATTGGCTAGTGAGGAGTTTAGAGTTAATTTTGTAGAGTTTTTTAATGATGGAATAATTTGTGGTTTAAATGACACTAAAGATTATGGACTCAATCAAAATCCAAAATTCTATACAATAAAAGATGGAGAGCTTAAACTTTTCAAAGAAAATGATAGTTCATTAAGTAATAGTGTAGGTTCAGATTGTAGATATGGAAATAATAGAAATTTTAGAGAAAATTCAGGAAAACTATACTATGTAACAACTATTTTACATAGTTCAGTATTGAGATCTCTAGATGAAATGGGAGTTGAGAGGACAATATCCTCTGCTGATGGGTCAGTGGATGGCTTTATTTTAGCTGATCAAGAGGTCTACTTTATAGGAATGAAAGATTTGAGACTACAGGAGATATACTCTATTAAAAATGGAGTAGAGAAGAGAGTAACAGATTTTAATGAGAAAATATATGAAAATAAAGAGCTTTCAAGACCTGAAAAATTAAGTGTTGTAAGCAATGGAGTAGAGATAGAGGGATGGGTTATAAAACCAACCAATTATGAAGAGGGGAAAATGTACCCAGCTATCTTAGATATACATGGTGGACCTAAAACTGTCTATGGAGATATTTTTTATCATGAGATGCAAGTTTGGGCAAACTTAGGTTATTTTGTCTTTTTCTGTAATCCACATGGTGGAGATGGACGTGGAAATGAGTTTGCAGATATTAGAGGGAAATATGGAACAATTGACTATGAGGATTTGATGAATTTTACTGATAAAGTAACCAATAGTTACCCTATAATAGAGAGAAAAATAGGTGTGACAGGTGGATCTTATGGTGGGTATATGACAAACTGGATAATAGGGCATACAAATAGATTTGCCTGTGCTGTATCTCAAAGAAGTATATCTAACTGGTTTTCAAAATTTGGTACTACAGATATAGGTTACTATTTTAATGTAGATCAAAATATGTCTAGCCCTTGGAAGAATCCAGAGAAATTATGGTGGCATTCGCCTCTAAAATATGCAAACAGAGTGGTAACACCAACTCTATTTATACATTCAGAAGAGGATTATAGATGCTGGTTAGCTGAGGGATTACAGATGTTTACTGCTCTTAAATATCATGGAGTTCAGTCTAGACTCTGTATGTTTAAGGGAGAGAATCACGAATTATCTAGAAGCGGAAAGCCTAAAAATAGAGTTAAAAGGCTACAAGAGATAACAAAATGGTTCGAAGAATTTTTAAAATAA
- a CDS encoding alanine--glyoxylate aminotransferase family protein produces the protein MHKANYIMMTPGPTMVRENVLHAKGNYYGNSDFDPKFFEFYGQLCKKIGKIFGAKKAQTIIMAGEGMLGLDSACAALTEKGDKVLVISNGLYGAGFKDLVEIYGGEVTVFESDVKDKIDTDSLRVFLEQHKDYGFKYATVVHCDTPSGVFNNVKDICKTLKSMGIMTVVDTVSAVGGAEVKVDEWGIDIALGASQKVLSATTGLTIMTVSDDAWKAIENRKSPIPSFYCNLSLWRDCVEKKLFPYTMPIGEIAALGLAIDNMFQEGLDKVIERHYTAAEYTRNRLMDLGIELYLKGGYSPTVTAFYVPEGYDLEEVYNHMLEHHEVMVGKSYGYLADKVLRIGHMGENARFFRIDYTMRALEKTLKELKK, from the coding sequence TTGCATAAAGCTAATTATATTATGATGACACCAGGACCTACTATGGTTAGGGAGAATGTATTACATGCAAAAGGAAATTATTATGGAAATTCAGATTTTGATCCTAAATTTTTTGAGTTCTATGGACAATTATGTAAAAAAATAGGAAAGATATTTGGAGCAAAAAAGGCTCAAACTATAATAATGGCTGGAGAAGGAATGCTAGGATTAGACAGTGCCTGTGCAGCTCTTACTGAAAAAGGAGACAAAGTTTTAGTAATCTCTAATGGACTTTATGGTGCTGGATTCAAAGATTTAGTTGAGATCTATGGTGGAGAGGTAACAGTATTTGAAAGTGATGTAAAAGATAAAATAGATACAGATTCTTTGAGAGTATTTTTGGAGCAACATAAAGATTATGGATTTAAGTATGCAACAGTAGTTCATTGTGATACTCCTTCTGGAGTTTTTAACAATGTGAAGGATATATGTAAAACATTGAAATCAATGGGAATAATGACAGTTGTAGACACTGTTTCAGCTGTTGGAGGAGCAGAGGTAAAAGTTGATGAGTGGGGTATAGATATAGCTTTAGGTGCTTCACAAAAAGTTCTTTCTGCCACAACTGGTCTTACAATAATGACAGTAAGTGATGATGCTTGGAAGGCAATAGAGAATAGAAAATCTCCAATTCCTTCATTCTATTGTAATCTTTCATTATGGAGAGATTGTGTAGAGAAAAAACTTTTCCCATATACTATGCCAATTGGAGAGATAGCAGCTTTAGGATTAGCTATTGACAATATGTTCCAAGAGGGATTGGACAAAGTAATAGAGAGACACTATACTGCAGCAGAGTATACTAGAAATAGATTGATGGATCTAGGAATAGAGCTTTATTTAAAAGGTGGATATTCCCCTACAGTAACAGCTTTCTACGTACCAGAAGGATATGATTTAGAAGAGGTATATAATCATATGTTAGAGCATCATGAAGTGATGGTAGGGAAATCTTATGGATATTTAGCTGATAAAGTTTTAAGAATAGGGCATATGGGAGAGAATGCTCGTTTCTTTAGAATAGATTACACTATGAGAGCTTTAGAGAAAACTTTAAAAGAATTAAAAAAGTAA
- a CDS encoding Na/Pi cotransporter family protein, whose product MYLDIIFKVLGGLGIFLYGMDNMSSGMQKLAGKKLKRFLAVLTTNRFIAILMGIFVTALVQSSSVSTVMTIGFVNASLLTLKQALGVIFGANIGTTITGWILVLNIGKYGLPIVGAAAIAHMFLKGDKAKTRALTIMGLGMIFLGLELMSNGLKPVRDMPEFVRLFQMFSADSYFGVIKAAAVGALVTAIVQSSSATLGITITLALQGLISYETAVALVLGENVGTTITAILATLNANVNAKRAAYAHTIINTFGVLWVTAVFKPYLQFLNIFNNHDTNITMAIATAHTVFNVVNVILFTPFIGYLADFLCKVIKDDGKVNDRITKIDQLMLKTSGVVVEQTKVEVGNMGKMIQLMFDEVKKVYTNPVALTDTKVKDLRKMEDDLDLYQKEITDANFVILNNKDINDSLRRDIRNNLIVSDEYETVSDYLMRITNSLKKLHDNVMTFTEQEIEVMLLLHEKTNEFFKNIDRGYQEKNLILIKECIVNAKEVTALYKDAKKHYMDYGIKEAATTMSTTNFMDIINFYRRVGDHLTNIIEGYSSK is encoded by the coding sequence ATGTATCTGGATATAATTTTTAAGGTTCTTGGAGGTCTGGGAATATTTCTTTATGGGATGGATAATATGTCTTCAGGAATGCAAAAATTAGCAGGAAAGAAGTTAAAAAGATTTTTAGCTGTTTTAACTACCAATAGGTTTATTGCAATATTAATGGGAATATTTGTAACAGCATTAGTTCAATCATCATCTGTTAGTACAGTAATGACAATAGGATTTGTAAATGCTTCATTATTAACATTAAAACAAGCTTTAGGAGTAATTTTTGGTGCAAACATAGGAACTACAATTACAGGCTGGATTCTTGTATTGAATATAGGAAAATATGGATTACCAATAGTTGGTGCTGCAGCTATAGCACATATGTTTTTAAAAGGAGATAAAGCTAAGACAAGAGCACTTACAATAATGGGATTAGGAATGATCTTCTTAGGACTAGAGCTAATGAGTAATGGATTGAAGCCAGTAAGGGATATGCCAGAATTTGTGAGATTATTTCAAATGTTTTCTGCGGATTCATATTTTGGTGTTATAAAAGCGGCAGCTGTAGGAGCTTTAGTTACTGCTATTGTACAATCATCATCAGCTACATTAGGAATAACAATTACATTAGCATTACAGGGATTGATATCTTATGAGACAGCAGTAGCTTTGGTATTGGGAGAGAATGTTGGAACTACAATTACAGCTATTTTAGCAACTTTAAACGCAAATGTTAATGCTAAAAGAGCAGCTTATGCTCATACGATAATTAACACATTTGGTGTTTTATGGGTGACAGCAGTATTTAAACCTTATTTACAATTTTTAAATATATTTAATAATCATGATACAAATATAACAATGGCAATTGCTACAGCACACACAGTTTTTAATGTTGTGAATGTAATTTTATTTACTCCTTTCATAGGATATCTAGCAGATTTTTTATGTAAGGTGATAAAAGATGATGGTAAAGTTAATGATAGAATAACTAAGATTGATCAACTTATGTTAAAAACTTCAGGGGTAGTTGTGGAACAGACCAAAGTGGAAGTTGGAAATATGGGTAAAATGATACAATTAATGTTTGATGAAGTAAAAAAAGTCTATACTAATCCTGTTGCTTTGACAGATACAAAAGTTAAAGATTTAAGAAAGATGGAAGATGACTTAGATCTTTATCAAAAAGAGATAACTGATGCCAATTTCGTTATCCTAAATAATAAAGATATAAATGATAGTTTAAGAAGAGATATTAGAAATAACTTAATTGTTTCAGATGAATATGAAACAGTAAGTGATTATTTAATGAGAATAACTAATAGTCTAAAGAAATTACATGATAATGTTATGACTTTTACTGAACAAGAAATAGAAGTAATGTTACTATTGCATGAAAAAACTAATGAGTTTTTTAAGAATATTGATAGAGGTTATCAAGAGAAAAATCTGATATTGATAAAAGAGTGTATAGTTAATGCTAAAGAAGTAACAGCTCTTTATAAAGATGCTAAAAAGCACTATATGGATTATGGAATTAAAGAAGCAGCAACTACAATGTCTACAACTAATTTTATGGATATAATAAATTTCTATAGAAGAGTTGGAGATCATTTAACTAATATTATTGAAGGATATTCAAGTAAGTAA
- a CDS encoding PTS lactose/cellobiose transporter subunit IIA, which translates to MDIETIAMSLVGNAGEARSLAFEALHEAKKGEFEKAEELLKKSHKKNLAAHELQTQLICEEANGNSTEMSLLMVHAQDHLMTSLLARELINELIDIYKKIK; encoded by the coding sequence ATGGATATAGAAACGATTGCAATGTCATTAGTAGGAAATGCAGGAGAAGCAAGAAGTTTAGCATTTGAAGCTTTACATGAAGCTAAAAAGGGTGAATTTGAAAAAGCAGAGGAATTATTAAAAAAAAGTCATAAAAAAAATTTAGCTGCTCATGAATTACAAACACAACTTATATGTGAAGAAGCTAATGGTAACAGTACAGAAATGTCATTACTGATGGTTCATGCACAAGATCATTTAATGACTTCATTATTAGCTAGAGAGTTAATTAATGAGTTAATTGATATTT